The following proteins come from a genomic window of Novosphingobium aromaticivorans DSM 12444:
- a CDS encoding fumarylacetoacetate hydrolase family protein produces MRLATLKNGTPDGRLVVVSPDATACAPAPIATLQQAIEQWDAVAPALAVITDFREPLDPQAVAAPLPRAWQWLDGSAFKSHGDLMDAVLGITKPKTEVPLMYQGMSDTFLPPISEARFPSEDLGIDFEGEFGVIVDAVPMGASAEQAMKHIRLVVQINDWSLRSLAGPEMKTGFGWVQAKPACGMAPFAVTPDELGDGWRDGRVCLDLLVDWNGKRFGAANGGSMEFGFHELVAHAARTRDLVAGTVIGSGTVSNTNFREIGSSCIAERRGIEVLDLGEARTPFMAFGDVVRMEAVDGSGRAPFGMLEQKAVPA; encoded by the coding sequence ATGCGCCTTGCGACCCTGAAGAATGGAACTCCCGACGGCCGGCTGGTCGTCGTCTCGCCTGACGCGACGGCCTGCGCCCCGGCGCCCATTGCCACGCTCCAGCAAGCGATCGAGCAGTGGGACGCTGTCGCTCCTGCACTGGCGGTCATCACGGATTTCCGCGAGCCGCTGGATCCACAAGCGGTCGCCGCGCCGCTTCCCCGCGCTTGGCAATGGCTCGACGGGTCGGCCTTCAAGAGCCACGGCGATCTCATGGACGCGGTATTGGGCATTACCAAACCCAAGACCGAAGTGCCGCTGATGTACCAAGGCATGTCCGACACATTTCTTCCGCCGATCAGCGAGGCGCGTTTCCCGTCGGAGGATCTGGGCATCGATTTTGAAGGCGAGTTCGGTGTGATCGTCGATGCCGTGCCGATGGGCGCCTCGGCCGAGCAGGCGATGAAGCACATCCGTCTCGTCGTGCAGATCAACGACTGGTCCCTGCGCAGCCTTGCCGGGCCGGAGATGAAGACCGGCTTCGGCTGGGTCCAGGCCAAGCCGGCCTGCGGGATGGCCCCGTTTGCGGTGACGCCGGACGAACTGGGCGATGGCTGGCGCGACGGGCGGGTCTGTCTTGACCTGCTGGTCGACTGGAATGGCAAGCGCTTCGGCGCCGCGAATGGCGGGTCGATGGAGTTTGGCTTCCACGAACTCGTTGCTCACGCCGCGCGGACACGGGACCTCGTTGCCGGCACGGTCATCGGGTCGGGCACCGTCTCCAATACCAATTTTCGCGAGATCGGTTCGTCCTGCATCGCCGAGCGACGGGGGATCGAAGTGCTGGATCTAGGCGAAGCTAGGACGCCCTTCATGGCGTTCGGCGATGTGGTCCGGATGGAAGCGGTGGATGGTTCCGGTCGGGCGCC
- a CDS encoding DUF2218 domain-containing protein: MPASRAVVPTAHASRYLQQLCKHWGHKFEVSFDPAQGRVKLPFGPVDLLADDVALTVTCTIEGDGDLARMQQVVADHLNRFAHREGELAFAWQPLA; this comes from the coding sequence ATGCCTGCAAGCCGCGCCGTCGTGCCCACCGCCCATGCCAGCCGTTACCTCCAGCAGCTTTGCAAGCACTGGGGGCACAAGTTCGAAGTTTCGTTCGATCCCGCGCAGGGCCGGGTGAAGCTGCCGTTCGGTCCGGTCGACCTTCTGGCCGATGACGTTGCGCTGACGGTGACCTGCACCATCGAGGGTGACGGCGATCTTGCACGTATGCAGCAGGTCGTCGCGGATCACCTCAACCGCTTCGCGCACCGCGAGGGCGAACTGGCCTTTGCCTGGCAGCCTCTCGCCTGA
- a CDS encoding glycoside hydrolase family 108 protein codes for MTIEAMIENTIGKEGGYNNHPADKGGPTKWGITERVARKYGYAGDMRDLPREKAVAIYRQAYAIEPGFAAVAEIMPSVGEELFDTGVNMGPAVPAIWLQEWLNAFNGGGALYPDIKEDGDIGPATLAALRAFKAARGPEAETVLLRALNCSQGERYKVLSRNRAANEAFTWGWLRTRVA; via the coding sequence GTGACCATCGAAGCCATGATCGAGAACACGATCGGCAAGGAGGGGGGCTACAACAACCACCCGGCCGATAAGGGTGGGCCGACGAAATGGGGCATCACCGAGCGGGTCGCGCGCAAGTACGGCTATGCCGGGGACATGCGCGACCTTCCCCGCGAGAAGGCTGTTGCGATCTACCGGCAGGCCTATGCGATCGAGCCGGGCTTCGCGGCCGTCGCGGAGATCATGCCCAGCGTCGGGGAAGAACTGTTCGATACCGGCGTCAACATGGGGCCGGCCGTTCCCGCGATCTGGTTGCAGGAGTGGCTCAACGCCTTCAACGGCGGCGGGGCGCTCTATCCCGACATCAAGGAAGACGGCGATATCGGCCCTGCTACGCTGGCGGCACTGAGGGCGTTCAAGGCGGCTCGCGGGCCCGAGGCTGAAACGGTGCTGCTCCGTGCGCTGAATTGCAGCCAGGGCGAGCGATACAAGGTGCTGTCGCGGAACCGGGCTGCGAACGAGGCCTTTACGTGGGGCTGGCTGCGGACGCGCGTCGCATGA